In Bradysia coprophila strain Holo2 unplaced genomic scaffold, BU_Bcop_v1 contig_350, whole genome shotgun sequence, a genomic segment contains:
- the LOC119080324 gene encoding protein javelin gives MGYLRDSQTKKKNRNSDSKQNYVDRVRVPDSTYISSGPGRGSGWRQRSLSNIDLTSQTRHSFTKQSRDYSSGLYDLYSRIESRKDYQNVYKFNRSIDNKHSESIYDQVRSDAPVGPDSCSLRRTRSLAVIREETYNDLQITGIRTRRSQLIPRAKLVNRSFFKNRKQRLREEDSGSGVDTQTSETRESDDYYANLKKLDTSDKLVIDQPWANDKSDLDSLDSDYFKHSLHQSPVEGEKAPKLYIKEIQVHDTKTDVKSITETEVTSSAKSEDLTSDSQDVKSQDDCDSTYDNCKLTYNTNTLTLTRVKITDFDDEADKKSKFKEDGKSVVSYDSIYLSSEDSNDRTVVQETVEDPLPDVNVNQNGEFYNDPDEDQPSLDSLYSQISKSSKTKPKIISLEPKANLTSFSDTSTRGTLERLTFISTTPHSRKKDYSQVEGKRFSSEPFVGTLIDNQYCSLPDVSIGLSLHTSERIDEKLRLSCKIVGSASNTNNSIHDSISRFGKAHKRLRQRVESVEAEENKLHSEEPLKEAEVIEVTPPIKPIDIDSEITERPPKVQGDPPAIINLKKKKIIVDELAARNHKQLNDVDNKLLKSESVTTKLSDIKIIVTDAQNNIIEQEDLDKEVEEVKEICTEVLFKPKKDQELLNNQKSSESHVIVTVKEDKSSAKSNQTETKDKTPCVRPVGCKQIQITKTALKKAASVEQRDLRSEFKANLTDTLRKRIAESRNIFNARPIRISSEEHIEKLNDTYEINSSLAYKVKFKEQTKMSRPQILTVVDSKRNVCSVAPRQAIDSLADRNKCANNSTDLQPEAKQEFKEKVDSVRCYWSKLIEENGHHDVDEVDHEVSNMRNESVRNYIASVEKQNLENSYQNRNSKIELRDNEDYTSFCPSVEIIELDGQKHAAVVKSQNTDTQDFDHVRYKVMKSDTFQKNILAHNRKEAQFDGLLQYLHNYSFQELLASNNVVIIEPIRTKIEKPSAKTNESQKVHCKITGGAGRQSDSNKSAIKRHFFYHPIRVNKELLDEELPNPDTVRKARILFEETLRLRNYQKQDDAASGNGVRGNEKLRRKALRYLTIDTSFGNAAKKWDSSSVSSGISSGELSSPCECNDHDDSKEVYSSEENIYGYDMCESYYVSQDVLEKIRESGSSITYFGGRVVDKNSSEISPMTKAIMKEIRGQNRMCGVCQPHNCPHQSKVFPKTPEPDNMGLKFKLVKSNSCSSRLELAGTGIDEQQLRNTKQHISAIENRSKPAPLDAEESVRSMVHRLETGAINQKEVPRIIESKCIEKIVDPNKRIETEQLIDTSMSINNQMIDEQQSRLGPVDILRQVTVNNHINFTPPVVVGDTAKSTSTTTMAQRNQTHQNNHLPETLRTNKVPRNRNVDLAFAMNKTAKEKSDETKKVNTNEVLSEPDGNQQVNATSFRNAKKLLNETDDNETQMTIQVCSTKREVDVANANGGQEQQQQSTQSPRQLVKWNTLSQFDEKNYVANDVKLKQKPKYDEIEFEEFQVYDPSNANNECYDSLNDK, from the exons AAATTCAGACTCGAAACAAAACTACGTCGATCGCGTTCGTGTACCAGACTCAACGTATATATCTAGTGGACCAGGCCGAGGATCCGGGTGGCGGCAACGATCTTTGTCGAACATCGACCTAACGTCTCAAACTCGACATTCCTTTACCAAACAATCGAGAGACTACAGCTCGGGATTGTATGACCTGTATTCACGGATTGAATCGCGGAAAGACTATCAAAACGTCTACAAATTTAACCGTTCCATTGATAACA AACATTCCGAGTCAATTTATGATCAAGTGCGGTCGGATGCTCCAGTTGGTCCAGATTCGTGTAGTCTACGTCGTACGCGTAGTCTAGCTGTTATACGTGAGGAAACTTATAACGATTTACAAATAACTGGCATTCGTACGAGACGATCACAGCTCATACCTCGTGCTAAACTTGTTAATCGAAGTTTCTTCAAAAACAG AAAACAGCGATTGCGAGAAGAGGACAGTGGCAGCGGCGTTGACACTCAAACATCGGAAACACGAGAATCAGACGACTATTACGCGAATCTCAAGAAACTTGATACAAGCGATAAACTGGTCATCGATCAACCTTGGGCGAACGATAAAAGTGACTTGGATAGTTTGGACTCTGATTACTTTAAACATTCGCTGCATCAGTCGCCGGTGGAGGGTGAAAAAGCTCCTAAACTTTACATAAAAGAGATCCAAGTACATGATACTAAGACAGACGTTAAGTCTATTACCGAAACTGAAGTAACTTCATCAGCGAAATCTGAAGATCTCACCTCCGATTCACAAGACGTCAAGAGTCAAGACGATTGTGATAGTACTTACGACAACTGTAAGCTTACTTATAATACCAACACTTTGACACTGACTCGTGTTAAAATCACTGATTTCGACGACGAAGCCGATAAGAAATCAAAGTTTAAGGAAGACGGTAAAAGTGTTGTGTCGTacgattcaatttatttgtcatCAGAGGACAGTAATGATCGAACAGTTGTTCAAGAGACTGTTGAAGATCCTCTACCTGATGTAAATGTGAACCAAAACGGAGAATTTTATAACGACCCCGACGAAGATCAACCAAGTCTAGACAGTTTATACAGCCAAATCAGCAAAAGCAGCAAAACCAAACCAAAGATTATTTCTTTAGAACCAAAGGCTAATTTGACATCATTTTCCGATACATCAACTCGAGGTACATTAGAGCGCCTTACCTTCATTTCAACGACACCTCATTCACGAAAGAAGGATTATTCACAAGTAgagggaaaacgtttttcatccGAACCGTTTGTCGGTACTCTAATTGACAATCAGTACTGCTCTTTACCGGATGTCAGTATTGGATTAAGTTTGCACACATCGGAACGAATCGATGAAAAGCTGCGTCTATCTTGCAAAATTGTAGGCAGCGCCAGTAATACGAATAATTCAATTCATGACTCAATATCACGATTCGGTAAAGCACATAAACGATTGCGACAAAGGGTGGAGAGCGTAGAAGCTgaggaaaataaattgcattCTGAAGAGCCGTTGAAAGAGGCTGAAGTAATTGAAGTTACGCCACCAATCAAACCGATAGACATTGACAGCGAAATAACTGAAAGGCCACCTAAAGTGCAAGGAGATCCACCAGcgataattaatttgaaaaagaagaaaatcatcGTCGATGAATTGGCTGCAAGAAATCATAAGCAATTGAACGACGTAGacaataaattgttaaaatcaGAATCAGTGACAACCAAATTGTCCGATATAAAGATCATTGTTACTGATGCACAGAATAACATTATAGAACAAGAGGATCTTGATAAGGAAGTtgaagaagtaaaagaaatttgtaCAGAAGTTCTATTCAAACCGAAAAAAGATCAGGAATTGCTAAATAATCAAAAGTCTTCTGAGTCCCACGTTATTGTTACAGTAAAAGAAGATAAAAGCTCGGCTAAGTCAAATCAAACTGAAACCAAAGATAAAACCCCATGCGTTCGGCCAGTCGGTTGTAAACAGATTCAGATAACGAAAACAGCACTGAAGAAAGCCGCCTCAGTCGAACAGAGAGACCTACGAAGTGAATTTAAAGCGAATTTAACAGACACCCTACGGAAACGAATAGCAGAAagtcgaaacattttcaacgCCAGACCCATTCGCATATCGAGCGAAGAACATATTGAAAAACTTAACGACACATACGAGATCAACTCGTCATTGGCATacaaagttaaatttaaagaacaaacaaaaatgtctcGACCGCAAATTTTAACAGTTGTTGATTCGAAACGTAATGTTTGCTCAGTTGCTCCCCGACAAGCAATTGACTCACTAGCTGATAGAAACAAATGTGCTAACAATTCGACAGATCTCCAACCGGAAGCTAAACAAgagtttaaagaaaaagtcGATTCGGTGCGATGTTATTGGTCGAAACTGATCGAAGAAAATGGGCATCATGATGTGGACGAAGTTGATCATGAAGTGAGTAATATGCGTAACGAAAGTGTTCGTAACTACATAGCTTCGGTTGAGAAacaaaatctggaaaattcgTACCAAAATCGGAACAGCAAGATTGAGTTACGTGACAACGAAGACTATACAAGTTTTTGTCCAAGTGTTGAAATCATCGAACTGGATGGTCAAAAGCATGCAGCTGTTGTGAAAAGTCAGAACACCGACACCCAGGATTTCGATCATGTTCGTTACAAAGTGATGAAGTCGGATACATTCCAGAAGAATATCTTAGCTCATAATAGGAAGGAAGCACAGTTTGATGGCCTTCTACAGTACTTACATAACTACAGTTTTCAG GAATTATTAGCCAGTAACAATGTCGTTATCATCGAGCCAATTCGAACGAAAATCGAGAAGCCGTCAGCCAAAACAAATGAATCTCAAAAAGTTCATTGCAAAATAACAGGAGGTGCAGGACGTCAAAGTGATTCGAACAAGAGTGCTATAAAAAGACATTTCTTCTACCATCCAATTCGCGTGAACAAAGAACTGTTAGACGAGGAGCTGCCCAATCCAGATACGGTTCGAAAAGCGCGAATATTATTTGAGGAAACTCTACGACTACGGAATTATCAGAAACAAGACGACGCCGCATCCGGCAATGGTGTACGCGGTAATGAGAAGTTGAGGAGAAAGGCCCTACGATATTTAACCATAGACACATCATTCGGTAATGCTGCTAAAAAGTGGGATTCTTCCAGTGTATCCAGTGGTATATCCAGCGGTGAACTGAGCTCACCATGTGAATGCAATGACCACGATGATAGCAAAGAAGTTTATTCGAGcgaggaaaatatttatggCTACGATATGTGCGAGTCGTACTATGTTAGTCAG GATGTTCTGGAAAAGATTCGTGAATCAGGTTCATCAATTACATACTTTGGTGGACGAGTAGTTGATAAGAATTCATCCGAGATCAGTCCAATGACAAAGGCAATCATGAAGGAAATACGCGGACAGAACCGAATGTGTGGAGTATGCCAACCTCACAATTGCCCGCATCAATCAAAAGTATTCCCGAAAACACCAGAGCCAGACAATATGG GTCTGAAATTCAAATTGGTAAAGTCGAACAGTTGCAGCAGTCGACTAGAGCTAGCTGGAACAGGTATCGACGAACAGCAGCTACGTAACACCAAACAGCACATATCAGCAATAGAAAATCGCTCAAAACCAGCACCACTTGACGCTGAAGAGTCAGTCCGCAGCATGGTTCATCGTTTGGAGACCGGTGCAATAAATCAGAAAGAAGTTCCTCGTATCATCGAATCGAAgtgtattgaaaaaattgttgatccGAACAAAAGAATAGAAACGGAACAACTAATCGACACGTCCATGTCAATCAATAACCAGATGATTGATGAGCAACAATCCCGTTTGGGGCCTGTTGATATCCTGAGACAAGTCACCGTAAATAATCACATTAACTTTACGCCACCTGTTGTGGTTGGTGATACAGCCAAATCTACCAGCACCACCACAATGGCACAACGAAACCAAACTCATCAAAATAATCATTTACCGGAAACATTACGAACCAATAAAGTGCCACGAAATCGTAATGTTGATTTAGCTTTTGCCATGAATAAAAccgcaaaagaaaaatccgaCGAAACGAAAAAGGTTAACACGAACGAGGTGTTATCGGAACCGGATGGAAATCAGCAAGTAAATGCGACGAGCTTTAGAAATGCGAAAAAATTGCTGAACGAAACGGATGATAATGAAACGCAAATGACGATTCAAGTGTGCTCGACGAAAAGGGAGGTTGATGTAGCTAACGCAAATGGGGGAcaggaacaacaacaacaatcaaCACAAAGCCCACGGCAACTGGTTAAGTGGAATACATTAAGTCAGTTTGATGAGAAAAATTATGTTGCCAATGATGTGAAATTGAAACAGAAACCAAAGTACgacgaaattgaattcgaaGAGTTTCAAGTTTATGATCCGAGTAATGCGAACAACGAGTGTTATGATAGTCTTAATGAtaaatga